The genome window CCTACGCCGGGGCCTGTGGGTGCAGCCTGCGGGTGCTGTGGCTGCGCCGCCGCCAGTGGCGCTCGCTGCAGTGGCTGGCCTGGCTGCTGCTCACGCTGTTTCTCTTCTACGTGGCAGCAGAGGAGATCAGCTGGGGTGAGCGCATCCATGGCTGGGGTGTGGAAGCGTTGCGCAGCATCAACGCCCAGAAGGAAACCAACATCCACAACCTGCCGGCGGTGCAGAACTATCTGCATGTGTCGTTCATCAGTGCAGGGCTGTTCTTTGGCTATGCCGGCTGGCGCTGGATGCCCCGGATCGAAGCCTGGCCGGCTCGGCGCTACAGCCTCTATTTCCTGTTTGTGGCGCTCTTCTACACCTATTTCGATCTGAGCTGGATCAGCCACGCCGAGCGCATCCGTAACGATCAAGAAGGGATCGAGCTGCTGATGGCCGTGGGTCTGTTTCTGCACACGCGCTACTGGGCGTTCAAGCCTGCTTCGCCTCCCGCACAAGCTGCGTGAGCTGCCGTTCCGCGGCGGGAACAACGGGGCCACGGCGCTGCAGGATCACCACGCCATCGTTCACGGCCTGCACGCGATAGCCCTGCTGCGGCAAGGTTTTCAGCAGCCGCAGGCTTCGCTTGAGCGCTTTCTGCTCCTGCGGGAAGGCCGGCGCGTAGCGCTGTTGGTGGTTGAGATCCACGGCGACCCACTCCACGGGCCTGGGCTCGCCTGAGCGGGTTTGATAGGCCGTGTGGTCGGGGAAGCGCACCAGCACTTCGCGAGCCGCCAGGTGGGGAATCAGTTGGTTGCTGGCGGCAACGCTGGCCTCGCGAGGGATCAGCGCCAGGGCGGCATGGGCCTGCTGGGCGTGCTGCCATTGCTGCAGCGGTGAGCTGACCACCAGGGGCTGGAAGCTATCTGGCATCAGCCAGGAGAGGCTGCGATTCGGATTGCTGCCCAGGGTGAACAGCAGCGAAAGCACGATGCAGCCGGCCCACACCCGCCGCAGTCGCCGGGAGGCGAAAAGCTGTTGATGGCGTTCCCACCAGAGGGTGCAACCGGCAAACAGGCCTGGCACTACCAGATAGGTGTAGCGGATGTTGATCGAAAGGGGATTGTTCGAGCCCTGGGCCAGCAGCAAGCCAAGCAGCGGCAGCCCCATCAGCAGCCAGCTGTCGAGCGCGATCCAGGGGATAAACAGCAGGGGTAGGCCCTGGCCCGCCAGATAGAGCAGCGTTTCTCGCGGCGGGCTCAGCAGCTCCTGCAGCAGCACCAGCGGTTGCTGAAGCGCCAGCGCGGCGGTTTCCAGGCTGCTGGCCTGCTTCTGGCCCTGCAGGTACTGACCGAAGTTCTCCACCATGAACCGGCGGGAATTGTCGTGGCTGAAGAGCGGCATCAGCACGTTGGTGACAAGCACAACCCAGCCACCGCCCCACGCGATCAGGGCCAGGGCCAGGGGCCAGCGCGAGCGCTGCCGCACCAGCAGCCAGAGGCCGATGCCCACCAGCACCACGCCGGTGTCTTCCCGGATCAGGGGCAGCAGCAGCGCCGCCGGCAGGATCAGCGCCAGCCGCCGCTCCAGCAGACCCAGCAGCAGCACAAACACGCACAGCGGCAGCTGGCTGAGATCGGTGAAATTGCCCAGGGCGGGCCCGATCACCGCGTTGGCGCCGAAGAAGGCCAGGGTGAGCATCGCCGCCAGATCCGGCTCCAGCCGCCGGCGGGCCAGGCGGTGCAGCACCAGGCCGGCCGCAGCGATCAGAGCCACCTGCAGCAGCGGTAGGGCCCACTTGCCCAGTAGGGCCACCAGCGGCATCCACAGCAGCAGCGTGGGCGTGAAGTGCTGGCCGAGGCGGTGATAGCCAAGGGCGGGGAGCTCAGCGCCGTGCACCACGTTGGTGGAGAGCTGAGAGGAGAGCGTGCTCTCGAAGGGATGGCCGCCCAGCCCGTTCCAGAGCACTTGAAACAGGATGCCCTGATCCATCGTGGCGGCCAGGCAGTGCAGTCGCCACCACTGCAGCGCCCAGCCCAGCAGGGTGAACACCCCTGCGGCCAGCCACACCCGTTGTTCGGGGCTGAGGCGCTGGTTCATGGCTGCTTCAGCTGCTCAGACACGGATTGAACCGCTGCCGGCAAGCTGCTGCGCAGGGCGATTGGGCCGCGTGGGTCGAAGCAGAGGCTGCGACTCAGATCACGCAGGGCGAGCAGCACTGAAGCGGCGCTGGGATCGCTGGCTGGTGTGTCGGCCACCCGGGCGGCACCGCAGCTGCGCCAGCCGGCCAGCTGCACCACGCTTCGATACGCGCTGGGCCAGTGGCCAGGCCCCTCGAGCTGCTCCAGGCGGGCAAACCAGTGGTCGGCCTGGAGCGGCCGGTTCTGCAGCACGGCCAGCAGGGCCAGGCTCCAGAGCGCATCGCGATCGCTGGGGTTGCGCTGCAGTTGGGCGTGGGCCCATTGGCTCACCTCCGCTTGATAACTGAAGCGCGGATCCAGCAGGTGCCAAGGACCAATCGCCGCAAACACAGGCTGCAGGCCTCGGGGGCCCTGCTCGAGCCCGCGGGCCAGGGCGATGAAGCGCTGCTGGAAGCTGCTGGGGGCTCCCGCGCCGGGCTTGCGGCGCCAGAGCTCCAGTTGGCGGCCCTTGCTCCAGGGCCAGGTCTGCACCGGTTCGTAGCGGCCGTCGCGGCGCACGGCACGGCTCAGGGTGCGGGCGGAAGGCCGGGTGGTGCCTTGATCGCCGTTGGCGATCAGCCACCACTGCCCCTGCTCTAGGGCCAGCTCTTGCTCGCCAGGGTTGCGCCCCAGCCGCCGCACCAGGATCTGGCCGCCCTGCTGGCGGCCCAGCAGGGTGAGGCTGTGCTCATTGAGATCGGGGCTGCTGCCGCTGATCAGCAGGGTGGTGGGGGCTTCGCCCACCTGCGCCCGCAGCTGCTGCATCGCCGCCACCACGCTGGAGGGTGGCTCGCGATCCAGCTGGCTCCAACTGGCCTGGGCTTCGATTCCAGCGGCGCTGAGCAGGCCCAGAGCCAGGGCGCCGCCGGCCCAGCGGCTCGAGCGCTGCTGGGCGACCCACTGGCCCAGGGCCCACCAGCCGCGGGCCAGCAGCAGCGCCAGCAGCGGCAGCACCGGAGCGATGTAGCGCTCGTCTTTGTTGGGGCTGAGGCTGGTGCAGAGCCAGCCGCTGATGGCAACGCCCAGCAGCCAGGCCCAGCCGGCTGGCCAGCGCTGGCGCCAGTGGCCCCGTTGCTGCCAGCCCAGCAGGGCTAGCCCCGCCAGGCCGGCGCCGAGGCTGGCGGCACCCAGCTGTTGGCTCCAGAGGCGGGGATACCAAATCAGGCTGCGGGGATCGAGGCTGCCGGGATCGCCTTCAGCCGCGCCGGAGCTGATCACAGCGCGCTCGGTGCCGCCGAGGGTGGTGATCCAGTTGTGCTGCAGCCAGGGCAGCAGCAGCGCCAGCACCAGGGCCAGGGCCGCCCAGGCCTGCCAGCGGCGCTTGGGCTGCCCCTGAGCTTGGCCGAAGCTCCACAGGGCTGGCAGCGCCAGCAACAGCAGGGCGCTCTGTTTGATCAGCAGGGCCGCGGCA of Synechococcus sp. HK05 contains these proteins:
- a CDS encoding glycosyltransferase family 39 protein, encoding MFKRSPWLWWLLLVVLWLVATAADRAWLQADQRLPAWDQADYLNSAIDHGRALGLLQGGGWPGWQGLLDLSPKIPPLASLVSGTVMAAAGESVDGACWALSLWHGLLLLVIARWGRQLLAPGFGLLAAALVALAPALSALRVDFTLDMPLTASCSLALWLLWRWQRRDGGGRWSQALAASGAIAAALLIKQSALLLLALPALWSFGQAQGQPKRRWQAWAALALVLALLLPWLQHNWITTLGGTERAVISSGAAEGDPGSLDPRSLIWYPRLWSQQLGAASLGAGLAGLALLGWQQRGHWRQRWPAGWAWLLGVAISGWLCTSLSPNKDERYIAPVLPLLALLLARGWWALGQWVAQQRSSRWAGGALALGLLSAAGIEAQASWSQLDREPPSSVVAAMQQLRAQVGEAPTTLLISGSSPDLNEHSLTLLGRQQGGQILVRRLGRNPGEQELALEQGQWWLIANGDQGTTRPSARTLSRAVRRDGRYEPVQTWPWSKGRQLELWRRKPGAGAPSSFQQRFIALARGLEQGPRGLQPVFAAIGPWHLLDPRFSYQAEVSQWAHAQLQRNPSDRDALWSLALLAVLQNRPLQADHWFARLEQLEGPGHWPSAYRSVVQLAGWRSCGAARVADTPASDPSAASVLLALRDLSRSLCFDPRGPIALRSSLPAAVQSVSEQLKQP
- a CDS encoding pectate lyase, which gives rise to MTAEQQRTIHTPWGSLTPAVDLAPLVYLLVLYGLVYFLPFGVFEAWVTGEDGPVEWLQFAAYAGACGCSLRVLWLRRRQWRSLQWLAWLLLTLFLFYVAAEEISWGERIHGWGVEALRSINAQKETNIHNLPAVQNYLHVSFISAGLFFGYAGWRWMPRIEAWPARRYSLYFLFVALFYTYFDLSWISHAERIRNDQEGIELLMAVGLFLHTRYWAFKPASPPAQAA
- a CDS encoding DUF2079 domain-containing protein; its protein translation is MNQRLSPEQRVWLAAGVFTLLGWALQWWRLHCLAATMDQGILFQVLWNGLGGHPFESTLSSQLSTNVVHGAELPALGYHRLGQHFTPTLLLWMPLVALLGKWALPLLQVALIAAAGLVLHRLARRRLEPDLAAMLTLAFFGANAVIGPALGNFTDLSQLPLCVFVLLLGLLERRLALILPAALLLPLIREDTGVVLVGIGLWLLVRQRSRWPLALALIAWGGGWVVLVTNVLMPLFSHDNSRRFMVENFGQYLQGQKQASSLETAALALQQPLVLLQELLSPPRETLLYLAGQGLPLLFIPWIALDSWLLMGLPLLGLLLAQGSNNPLSINIRYTYLVVPGLFAGCTLWWERHQQLFASRRLRRVWAGCIVLSLLFTLGSNPNRSLSWLMPDSFQPLVVSSPLQQWQHAQQAHAALALIPREASVAASNQLIPHLAAREVLVRFPDHTAYQTRSGEPRPVEWVAVDLNHQQRYAPAFPQEQKALKRSLRLLKTLPQQGYRVQAVNDGVVILQRRGPVVPAAERQLTQLVREAKQA